AGCCGCTCCAGGCCCAGCCCGCTCCCGTGGCACGCCCCGCGGCTCCGCCTCCGCAGGCCCAGCCCGCGGCTCCGGCCATCACGCGTCCGCCGGTGCAGCCGCAGGCCCAGCCTCCCGCGCCCGCGCCTCAACCCATCGCCGCCTCGGGCGGTGCCCAGCCGCGCCCGATGCTCGAGCCGCGCGCTCCGGCGGCCGCCGCGCCGCAGTCCCCCCGGGACGACGTGCCCGACTGGACGCTCGCGCAGGCTCGCGCCGCCCTCAAGGAGTCCACGAGGGACCGCGACCGGCTCATCGACACCGCCCTGCGCTTCGGGCGCCGCACCTTCGACTACGTGGCCGCCTTCGCCGTGTTGCGCGGCGCGGCCGTGGGCTGGGACGCGCGCGGCGAGGGCCTGGCGAGCGACAAGCTGTCGCTGGTCTCCGTCCCGCTCGATGCCTCCAGCGTCTTCCGCACCGTGGCCATCACCCGCGGCAGCTACGCGGGCCCCATGCCGCCGGACAGCCTGACGAAGCACTACCTGGAGCTGTTCGGCCGCCAGCCGCCCCGGACCCTCTTCCTCTACCCGGTGGAGGTGCGCGGCCGGCTCGTGGCCGTCCTCTATGGCGACTGCGGGCAGAAGCCCATCAGCCAGCGCCGCCTCTCCGACTACATCCTGTTCTGCCAGGACCTGCCCGCCGCCTTCCAGGAGCTCATCCTCTTCCGCAAGCAGAGGCTGGGGGAGCTGCGCAACTCGCTGGACTTCGACGTGGACGTGGACGAGCAGCCCGCCGCCAGCACCGGCACGGCCCCGAGCGCCCCGCCCCCCGCGATGGCCGCGGGCCTGGGGTGGAGCCCCTTCGTCACGCGCTCCGCCAACGCGCTGGGCCGCGCCGCCGCCATGGCGCCGCTGGTCATGTCCCAGGAGGAGCGGCCGCCCCCGGACTTCGGCCCCATCCTCAAACGCCTCACCGGCCCGGACGCCAACCAGCGCTCGAGCGCCATGGCCGAGCTGGCGCGCTCGCCCGAGGCCAGCGCCAAGGTGCTCGCCACCCACTTCCCCGGCCCCACGGCGTGGAGCCGCCTGCCGGTGGTGGACCTGCCCGAGGCCGACGAGCTGGGCCCCATCCCCGGCGCCCTGTCGCGGCTCGGCCGGCCCGCGGCCCAGGCGCTGGCGCCCCTGCTGGACTCGAGTGACGCGGACACGCGCTACTTCGCGCTCCTCACCGCCGGCAGCCTCCCGTACGCGGAGCTGGTGGACGGGGTGCTGCGCGGCCTCTTCGACTACGAGCCGGACATCTCCAGCGCCGCGCGCGTGGCCGCCGCCGCGCTCAAGCACCTGCCGCGCCTGGACGCCGCGAAGAAGGATCTGCGTCAGGAGCTGGGCAGCCGGGACGCGCTGAGGCGCTCGCTGGCCGCGCGGGCCCTGGGCACGCTGCACGACCGGGAGGCCATCGAGGGCCTCATCAACCTCACCGGCACCGACGACGAGATGTGCGCCCAGGCCGCCGCCGAGGCGCTGCGCGAGGTGACGCGCGCCACGTTCGGCCTGGACAAGCGCGCGTGGACGGCGTGGTGGACGGACAACCGGCAGCGCCGCCGCGCGGACTGGCTGGTGACGGCGCTGCGTCACCCGGAGCTGGACATCCGCCTGGCCGCCATCGAGGAGCTCAGCCGCGGCATCAACGACACGCTCGGCTACTACGCGGACGCCCCCGAGCCCGAGCGCGAGGCCGCCGTGCGCCGGTGGGAGAGCGCGGTGGCGGACCCCGCCCGTGCGCGTCGGCTGGCCCTGCTCTGACGCGGTGAGGACGAGGGAGTCATGACGAGCCAGGCGTGGATCAGCCTCGGGGCCTGCGCGGGGCTGCTGGCGCTGGCGGGCCTGGCGCTGGTGCGCGTGGGGCGCAGCCCGATGGCGCTGCCGCTCTCGGTGCTGTGCATCACGCTGTCCACGTGGAACTTCGCCGACTTCGCGCTGGCGCACTCGGGTGAGCCGGGCTGGCGCATCATGGCCCTGGCCGCGGCGCTGATGAGCGTGCCGTCCGCGCTGCACTTCATCCTCGCCTTCGTGGGAGAGCGGCGCCGGCTGGCGGTGGTGATGTTCTCCAGCTACGGCGTCTTCGGGGCGATGACGGTCACGGCGCTGGCGGCGCTGGGCTCGGCGCGCGTGGCCCAGGTGGTGAGCTCGCGAGGCTTCGCGCTGCTGGTGCTGGCGTTCAGCGGGCCGCTGCTGCTCGGGGGCTTCGGCCTGCTCACCCAGCACCTGCGCCGCGAGGTGCGCTCCACCGAGCGCACCCGGGCGGGACTGCTGCTCACGGGACTGGCGCTGCTGGTGACGCTGCTGAGCACGGACCTGGTGGCGGTGCTGGGCCAGGACGTGCCGCGCCTGGGCAACCTGGGCACGCTGCTGGGCCTGCCGGCGATCGCCGTGGTGGCGCTGCGCCTGCGCCTCTTCGGACGGGATTTGTCCAACGTCCACGCCATGTACGCGCTGCTGCTGGCGCTGATGGGCGTGCTGTCCTACCTGGCCGTCTTCCAGTTGTTCGCCGCGCAGTACGGCGCGCTGGTGGTGGGGACGGCCGCCATCACCCTGGTCCTGCTGGCCACCATGCGCCGGGGCGTCATCGCCTACGTGGCCCAGCGCGAGCGGCTGGAGCAGATGGCCACCCTGGGCCGCTTCTCCGCGCAGATGGCGCACGACCTGAAGAATCCCATCGCCGCGCTCAAGGGCGCCGCGCAGTACCTCAAGGTGGAGCACGCCCAGGGCCGTCCCTGGGACGACAAGGGTGACTTCCTGGACCTGCTGCTGGAGCAGGTGGAGCGGCTGGACCGGGTGGTGAGCACCTACCAGCGCCTGGGGAGGGTGGAGCCGTTGCGAGCGCCGCTGGACCTGAACGAGCTGGTGGCGAGCGTGCTGTCCCTGCAGGCCTTCACCGGACGCCCGGAGGTGCAGCTGCGGCGCGAGCTGGCGGTGGATCCGCCGCGCTGCTCCGGGGATTGGGATCTGCTGGCCAACGCGCTGGAGAACCTGGTGCGAAACGCCTTCGAGGCCATGCCGCGCGGAGGCACCCTCACGGTGCGGACCCAGGTGGTGGGTACGGGCCTGGTGCTGAGCGTGGAGGACACGGGCGAGGGCATG
This is a stretch of genomic DNA from Archangium violaceum. It encodes these proteins:
- a CDS encoding sensor histidine kinase is translated as MTSQAWISLGACAGLLALAGLALVRVGRSPMALPLSVLCITLSTWNFADFALAHSGEPGWRIMALAAALMSVPSALHFILAFVGERRRLAVVMFSSYGVFGAMTVTALAALGSARVAQVVSSRGFALLVLAFSGPLLLGGFGLLTQHLRREVRSTERTRAGLLLTGLALLVTLLSTDLVAVLGQDVPRLGNLGTLLGLPAIAVVALRLRLFGRDLSNVHAMYALLLALMGVLSYLAVFQLFAAQYGALVVGTAAITLVLLATMRRGVIAYVAQRERLEQMATLGRFSAQMAHDLKNPIAALKGAAQYLKVEHAQGRPWDDKGDFLDLLLEQVERLDRVVSTYQRLGRVEPLRAPLDLNELVASVLSLQAFTGRPEVQLRRELAVDPPRCSGDWDLLANALENLVRNAFEAMPRGGTLTVRTQVVGTGLVLSVEDTGEGMNVRTRERAFDDFYTTKAMGSGLGLAFVRRVVEAHGGQVSLTSHEGRGTTVTLRLPASEAPAGVPVSGQGAPWPSC
- a CDS encoding FrgA protein, with the translated sequence MPSHLAHTLIAQGLLSRDKAEEALRHQVAQGGTIDTALLERRLLPEAQVLQALGDASGQRPVNLADFEPNADVASFIPPKIAERLCVVPLSLDGSTLHVACGYPVPQKELDEVGFLLGKALELWVATEVRIREWISVIYRQPLAPRYATLLASLDPAAAPPPAPPPQVQAQPAPAPAPAPKPAATAAPVPAPKPAAPAPAPKPAAPDESALTMEMVERLARSVAAEPVAVEEPRPIAPPAQPQRTSAPPAPHAAPVQPARPAANTAPPVAAPPPAAIREPLRLNMSEPARPAAPAQPLQAQPAPVARPAAPPPQAQPAAPAITRPPVQPQAQPPAPAPQPIAASGGAQPRPMLEPRAPAAAAPQSPRDDVPDWTLAQARAALKESTRDRDRLIDTALRFGRRTFDYVAAFAVLRGAAVGWDARGEGLASDKLSLVSVPLDASSVFRTVAITRGSYAGPMPPDSLTKHYLELFGRQPPRTLFLYPVEVRGRLVAVLYGDCGQKPISQRRLSDYILFCQDLPAAFQELILFRKQRLGELRNSLDFDVDVDEQPAASTGTAPSAPPPAMAAGLGWSPFVTRSANALGRAAAMAPLVMSQEERPPPDFGPILKRLTGPDANQRSSAMAELARSPEASAKVLATHFPGPTAWSRLPVVDLPEADELGPIPGALSRLGRPAAQALAPLLDSSDADTRYFALLTAGSLPYAELVDGVLRGLFDYEPDISSAARVAAAALKHLPRLDAAKKDLRQELGSRDALRRSLAARALGTLHDREAIEGLINLTGTDDEMCAQAAAEALREVTRATFGLDKRAWTAWWTDNRQRRRADWLVTALRHPELDIRLAAIEELSRGINDTLGYYADAPEPEREAAVRRWESAVADPARARRLALL